A window from Aeromonas rivipollensis encodes these proteins:
- the nfsA gene encoding oxygen-insensitive NADPH nitroreductase, translating into MNPTIDLILSHRSIRQFTPEPISASQLDQILSAAQSASSSSFLQANSLIRVTDKELRATLAELAGHQAYVAEAAEFLLFCADYQRHSQIVPDAQTGFVEQLMIGAIDGALMAQNALLAAQSLGLGGVYIGGIRNNPAAVSELLGLPHQVIPLFGLCLGHPAQQPEQKPRLPRALVVHENRYPETLDRALLAQYDEQIHDYYLARSSNNKVQTWSGQIKAILGKEARPFMLGFLQSKGFCLK; encoded by the coding sequence ATGAACCCGACCATCGATCTCATCCTTTCCCATCGCTCCATTCGTCAGTTCACCCCTGAGCCCATCAGCGCCTCGCAACTCGATCAGATACTGAGCGCCGCCCAGAGCGCCTCCAGCTCCAGCTTCCTGCAGGCCAACAGCCTCATCCGGGTGACGGACAAGGAGCTGCGCGCCACCCTGGCCGAGCTGGCCGGCCATCAGGCCTATGTGGCCGAGGCGGCGGAGTTCCTGCTGTTTTGCGCCGACTATCAACGCCACAGCCAGATAGTACCGGACGCCCAGACCGGTTTCGTGGAGCAGCTCATGATCGGCGCCATCGACGGGGCCCTGATGGCCCAGAATGCCCTGCTGGCGGCCCAGTCCCTGGGCCTTGGCGGCGTCTACATCGGCGGCATTCGCAACAACCCGGCGGCGGTGAGCGAGCTGCTGGGACTGCCCCATCAGGTGATACCGCTGTTCGGTCTCTGCCTGGGTCATCCCGCCCAGCAGCCGGAGCAGAAGCCGCGGCTGCCCCGCGCCCTGGTGGTGCACGAGAACCGCTATCCAGAGACGCTCGATCGCGCCCTGCTGGCGCAATACGATGAGCAGATTCATGACTACTACCTGGCCCGCAGCAGCAACAACAAGGTGCAGACCTGGAGCGGACAGATCAAGGCCATCCTCGGCAAGGAGGCGCGTCCCTTCATGCTGGGCTTCCTCCAGTCGAAGGGTTTTTGCCTCAAGTAA
- a CDS encoding EAL domain-containing protein: MDVLHTPIWVYDIQRHHIYWANGSALGLWEASSLAELQSRDFSADMAAAIDLLLQRYLGDFQQDRSYNEWWTLSPKGVKKQVYLRLSGIQLAGRQMMMTEAVIDADTLYQESSLATGDTLACLFDNQGCLESGNHHFDMCFGTGITRLAQVFSGDDGAFYTRLSRVGEVVAEGECRTQKGMRWFQYQFRHIQQGARILLTMRDITDRKLEELEHRHLAWHDSLTGLLNRYGLMKSLEAYCGLGGRFALVFMDLDNFKLVNDNYGHKAGDRLLERVAGRLKQICPRDVELARLGGDEFTALVPLSQASERAQEVADLMLSQMSKPLQLSGVPEVTIGGSIGIAIYPDDADDGDNLITRADMAMYQAKQMGRLRWQRFTPSMQQSLHRKLTLKQFLAKAVGRGELSLRYQPQVDVAQGKLIGLEALLRWYNPVLGHVSPAEFIPLAEEMGLIREIGSWVLATALAQMGEWQRQWQVRVPVSVNLSGFQLSASLPGQVAQQLRESGVEAGLLTLELTETVLMLDMKGCIEILDALSEQGIKIAIDDFGTGYSSLAYLNRLPIDTIKLDRSFVVGLNLPVIRATVAMATSLGLGILAEGVEDEHELAALRAQGCHVFQGFLFSTPMTPEEVAAAGFGIRCKLGHYPLIST, translated from the coding sequence ATGGACGTGCTTCATACTCCCATCTGGGTCTATGACATCCAGCGTCACCACATTTACTGGGCCAATGGCTCCGCCCTGGGATTGTGGGAGGCGAGCTCCCTGGCCGAGCTGCAATCCCGCGACTTCTCGGCCGACATGGCCGCCGCCATCGATCTGCTGTTGCAGCGTTATCTCGGTGATTTTCAACAGGATCGCAGTTACAACGAGTGGTGGACCCTCTCCCCCAAGGGCGTCAAGAAGCAGGTCTATCTGCGCCTCTCCGGCATCCAGCTCGCCGGGCGGCAGATGATGATGACGGAGGCGGTCATCGATGCCGACACCCTCTATCAGGAGTCCTCCCTCGCCACCGGCGATACCCTGGCCTGCCTGTTCGACAATCAGGGGTGCCTCGAGAGCGGCAACCACCACTTCGACATGTGCTTTGGCACCGGCATCACCCGGCTGGCCCAGGTCTTCTCCGGCGACGATGGGGCCTTCTACACCCGGCTCTCCCGGGTGGGGGAGGTGGTGGCCGAGGGGGAGTGCCGAACCCAGAAGGGGATGCGCTGGTTCCAGTATCAGTTCCGCCACATCCAGCAGGGGGCCCGGATCCTGCTGACCATGCGGGACATCACGGATCGCAAGCTCGAGGAGCTCGAACACCGCCACCTGGCCTGGCACGACTCCCTCACCGGCCTGCTCAATCGCTACGGCCTGATGAAGTCCCTCGAGGCCTATTGCGGCCTGGGGGGGCGCTTCGCCCTGGTGTTCATGGATCTCGACAACTTCAAGCTGGTCAATGACAACTATGGCCACAAGGCGGGGGATCGCCTGCTGGAGCGGGTAGCCGGCCGGCTCAAGCAGATCTGCCCACGGGACGTGGAGCTGGCGCGCCTCGGCGGGGACGAGTTCACCGCCCTGGTGCCCCTCAGTCAGGCCAGCGAGCGGGCGCAGGAGGTGGCGGATCTCATGCTCTCCCAGATGAGCAAGCCGCTGCAGCTGAGCGGGGTGCCCGAGGTCACCATAGGCGGCAGCATCGGCATCGCCATCTATCCGGACGACGCGGACGACGGGGACAACCTCATCACCCGCGCCGACATGGCCATGTACCAGGCCAAGCAGATGGGGCGCCTGCGCTGGCAGCGCTTCACCCCCAGCATGCAGCAGAGCCTGCACCGCAAGTTGACTCTGAAGCAGTTTCTGGCCAAGGCCGTCGGCCGGGGTGAACTGAGCCTGCGCTATCAACCCCAGGTGGACGTGGCCCAGGGGAAGCTCATCGGCCTGGAGGCACTGCTGCGCTGGTACAACCCCGTGCTCGGCCACGTCTCGCCGGCGGAGTTCATTCCGCTTGCCGAAGAGATGGGGCTGATCCGTGAAATAGGGAGTTGGGTGCTCGCCACCGCCTTGGCCCAGATGGGGGAGTGGCAGCGCCAATGGCAGGTACGGGTGCCGGTGTCGGTCAACCTCTCCGGCTTCCAGCTCTCCGCCTCCCTGCCGGGGCAGGTGGCGCAGCAGCTCAGGGAGTCCGGGGTCGAGGCGGGCCTTCTGACCCTGGAGCTGACCGAAACCGTGCTGATGCTGGACATGAAGGGCTGCATCGAGATCCTCGACGCCCTGAGCGAGCAGGGGATCAAGATCGCCATCGACGACTTTGGTACCGGCTACTCGTCGCTCGCCTACCTCAACCGTCTGCCCATCGACACCATCAAGCTGGATCGCTCCTTCGTGGTGGGGCTCAACCTGCCGGTGATCCGGGCCACCGTGGCCATGGCCACCAGCCTGGGGCTCGGGATCCTGGCGGAAGGGGTGGAGGACGAGCACGAGCTGGCGGCCCTGCGGGCCCAGGGCTGTCATGTCTTCCAGGGGTTCCTGTTCAGCACCCCCATGACCCCGGAGGAGGTGGCGGCGGCAGGCTTCGGGATCCGCTGCAAGCTTGGTCACTATCCGCTGATCAGCACCTGA
- a CDS encoding AbgT family transporter, with the protein MSQAAVNERPASPNGWLNRFLNGVEKAGNKLPDPAMLFLYALLIVWVGSWIGSQFSFDLVNPRTGEAVVVNNLLTGAGLAEFLASMVTTFTGFAPLGIVLVAMLGVGVAEQSGFINTGLKKLLKVTPARFLTPMLILVAIVSHTAADAGYVLVIPIGGIIFHAAGRHPLAGIAAAFAGVSGGFAANFLPSGGDALLQGFTQSAAQLLDPDYMVNTLCNIIFTGASSLLIICVGWFVTEKIVEPRLKQVPLNEDLESADEMGRYSAQESRAFNWAGFAMLAAVVLLGLALSPDDSPMRAPDGSLTTFAAPVMKSIVPLIFLLFILPGIVYGFVAGSFKSGKDVIDAMSATMNKMGSYMVMAFFCALFIKAFGDSNLGTLLALSGAEVLHALALPGEVTIVGMILLTASVNLVVGSASAKWALISPILVPMLMAVGISPELTQAAYRVGDSASNIITPLMVFFPLVVVYCQQYVKSTGIGTLVSMMLPYSLAFLVSWTCFLLLYWALGFPLGLQAPYVYPAP; encoded by the coding sequence ATGAGTCAAGCCGCAGTGAACGAGCGTCCGGCCAGTCCCAATGGCTGGTTGAACCGCTTCCTGAACGGGGTCGAGAAGGCGGGCAACAAGCTGCCGGATCCCGCCATGTTGTTCCTCTATGCCTTGCTGATCGTCTGGGTCGGCTCCTGGATAGGTTCCCAGTTCTCCTTCGATCTGGTCAACCCCCGCACCGGGGAGGCCGTGGTGGTCAACAACCTGCTGACCGGGGCAGGGCTGGCCGAGTTTCTCGCCAGCATGGTCACCACCTTCACCGGCTTTGCGCCGCTCGGCATAGTGCTGGTGGCCATGCTGGGGGTCGGGGTGGCCGAGCAGTCCGGCTTCATCAACACCGGCCTGAAGAAGCTGCTCAAGGTCACACCGGCGCGCTTCCTGACCCCCATGCTGATCCTGGTGGCCATCGTCAGCCATACGGCGGCAGATGCGGGCTACGTGCTGGTGATCCCCATCGGCGGCATCATCTTCCATGCGGCGGGCCGTCACCCGCTGGCGGGGATTGCCGCTGCCTTTGCCGGGGTCTCCGGCGGCTTTGCCGCCAACTTCCTGCCCTCCGGCGGGGATGCCCTGCTGCAGGGGTTCACCCAGTCGGCGGCCCAGCTGCTCGACCCCGACTACATGGTCAACACCCTGTGCAACATCATCTTCACCGGCGCCTCCTCCCTGCTGATCATCTGCGTGGGCTGGTTTGTCACCGAGAAGATAGTGGAGCCACGCCTCAAGCAGGTGCCCCTCAACGAGGATCTGGAGAGTGCCGACGAGATGGGGCGCTACAGCGCGCAGGAGAGCCGGGCCTTCAACTGGGCCGGGTTTGCCATGCTGGCGGCCGTGGTGCTGCTGGGGCTGGCCCTGTCCCCGGACGACTCGCCGATGCGGGCACCGGATGGATCGCTCACCACCTTCGCGGCACCCGTGATGAAGTCCATCGTGCCGCTCATCTTCCTGCTCTTCATTCTGCCCGGCATCGTCTACGGCTTCGTGGCGGGAAGCTTCAAGAGCGGCAAGGATGTGATCGATGCCATGTCCGCCACCATGAACAAGATGGGCTCCTACATGGTGATGGCCTTCTTCTGCGCCCTCTTCATCAAGGCGTTCGGTGACTCCAACCTGGGAACCCTGCTGGCCCTCTCCGGCGCCGAGGTGCTCCACGCCCTGGCGCTGCCGGGGGAGGTGACCATCGTCGGCATGATTCTGCTCACCGCCAGCGTCAACCTGGTGGTGGGCTCGGCCTCGGCCAAGTGGGCCCTCATCAGTCCCATCCTGGTGCCCATGCTGATGGCGGTGGGGATCTCGCCGGAGCTGACCCAGGCCGCCTATCGGGTAGGGGATTCCGCCTCCAACATCATCACCCCGCTGATGGTCTTCTTCCCCTTGGTGGTGGTCTATTGCCAGCAGTATGTGAAGAGCACCGGCATCGGCACCCTGGTCTCCATGATGCTGCCCTACTCCCTGGCCTTCCTGGTGAGCTGGACATGCTTCCTGCTGCTCTACTGGGCGCTGGGCTTCCCGCTCGGGCTGCAAGCTCCCTATGTGTATCCTGCCCCCTGA
- a CDS encoding VOC family protein: MVIMSHPLDTTLGPMAPFVCQLLTEMHALMGECDAPVVDHLCYRAASLPEYLALKETLARHGVLLVEGMIGGRPIATYRLHQPVCWQQVTVPCIELAAPKAGRAHQAGLEHIELVVPSLPALVAAHPGLAFKTANMDDGRNPDVGLMLPSGQIKFHLRPLSEVIDEELHTGAVVPVPADYYDA, encoded by the coding sequence ATGGTGATCATGTCTCATCCACTGGATACCACGCTGGGGCCCATGGCCCCATTCGTTTGCCAACTGCTCACTGAAATGCACGCCCTCATGGGGGAGTGCGACGCCCCTGTGGTAGATCATCTCTGCTACCGCGCCGCCAGCTTGCCGGAATACCTGGCCCTGAAAGAGACGCTGGCGCGCCATGGGGTGCTGCTGGTGGAGGGAATGATAGGAGGCCGTCCCATCGCCACCTATCGTCTGCATCAGCCCGTCTGCTGGCAGCAGGTTACTGTCCCTTGCATCGAGCTGGCCGCCCCCAAGGCGGGCCGTGCCCATCAGGCGGGGCTGGAGCACATAGAGCTGGTGGTGCCCTCACTGCCTGCGCTGGTTGCCGCGCACCCCGGGCTTGCGTTCAAGACTGCCAACATGGACGACGGGCGCAACCCGGATGTGGGGCTGATGCTGCCTTCGGGGCAAATCAAGTTTCATCTGCGCCCTTTGAGCGAGGTGATCGACGAGGAGCTGCACACCGGCGCCGTGGTGCCGGTGCCGGCGGACTATTACGACGCCTAG
- the ribA gene encoding GTP cyclohydrolase II yields MSSVTLVAKSKLPTPWGTFTLVGFQETGTGKDHAALVMGDIADGEPVLGRIHSECLTGDALFSLRCDCGFQLQAAMEKIAKAGRGVLLYVRQEGRGIGLLNKIRAYHLQDQGADTVEANVALGFAADMRDYTICADMLKALEVKSLRLMTNNPRKLKAMESFGIPVAERVPLQEGRNPHNEFYLSTKANKLDHLFKK; encoded by the coding sequence ATGAGCAGCGTTACCCTCGTGGCCAAATCCAAGTTGCCGACCCCCTGGGGCACCTTCACGCTGGTTGGTTTTCAGGAAACCGGCACCGGCAAGGATCATGCCGCGCTGGTGATGGGCGATATCGCGGACGGTGAGCCCGTACTGGGACGAATTCATTCCGAGTGTCTGACCGGGGATGCCCTGTTCAGCCTGCGCTGCGACTGCGGCTTCCAGTTGCAGGCCGCCATGGAGAAGATCGCCAAGGCCGGTCGCGGCGTCTTGTTGTATGTCCGTCAGGAAGGTCGTGGTATAGGCCTGCTCAACAAGATCCGGGCCTATCATCTGCAGGATCAGGGCGCCGACACCGTCGAGGCCAACGTGGCACTGGGCTTTGCCGCCGACATGCGCGATTACACCATCTGTGCCGATATGCTGAAGGCCTTGGAGGTCAAGAGCCTGCGCCTGATGACCAATAACCCGCGCAAGCTGAAGGCGATGGAATCCTTTGGAATTCCGGTGGCCGAGCGCGTCCCCCTGCAGGAGGGTCGCAATCCCCACAACGAGTTCTATCTCTCCACCAAGGCGAACAAGCTGGATCATCTTTTCAAGAAGTAA
- the cmk gene encoding (d)CMP kinase yields the protein MPQMAPVMTIDGPSGAGKGTLCQLLAEKLGWHLLDSGAIYRVLALAALHHDVELDAEAALVPLAANLDVQFQVDGGQVKVVLEGEDVSRTIRSQEVSDAASKVAVFPRVREALLRRQRAFRQLPGLIADGRDMGTVVFPEAEVKIFLDASAEERAQRRYKQLQDKGFDVNFERLLTEIRERDDRDRNRAVAPLKPAEDALVVDSTSMTIDEVLATVLAYAEQQLGDVSTS from the coding sequence ATGCCTCAGATGGCCCCCGTGATGACAATTGATGGCCCGAGTGGAGCCGGTAAAGGCACCCTGTGCCAACTGTTGGCAGAGAAACTGGGGTGGCACCTGCTCGACTCCGGTGCCATCTACCGGGTACTGGCGCTGGCGGCCTTGCACCACGATGTGGAGCTCGATGCCGAAGCCGCTCTGGTGCCCCTGGCTGCTAATCTGGACGTGCAGTTCCAGGTCGACGGCGGACAGGTCAAGGTGGTGCTGGAAGGGGAGGATGTCTCCCGTACCATCCGCTCCCAGGAAGTGAGCGATGCCGCCAGCAAGGTCGCAGTCTTCCCCCGCGTGCGCGAGGCGCTGCTGCGCCGCCAGCGTGCCTTCCGCCAGTTGCCGGGGCTCATTGCCGATGGCCGTGACATGGGTACTGTGGTTTTCCCCGAGGCCGAGGTGAAGATCTTCCTCGATGCCAGCGCGGAAGAGCGGGCGCAGCGCCGCTATAAGCAGTTGCAAGATAAGGGCTTTGATGTTAACTTTGAGCGTCTTTTAACCGAGATTCGGGAACGTGATGATCGCGACAGAAATCGCGCCGTTGCCCCCCTGAAACCCGCGGAAGATGCTCTTGTGGTAGACTCAACGTCTATGACCATAGATGAGGTACTGGCAACGGTACTCGCCTATGCGGAGCAACAACTTGGTGATGTCAGCACCAGCTGA
- a CDS encoding DUF2982 domain-containing protein codes for MKTLHVIPMVRRNGLTLVLLGMVITIAMIFILFFFPEQLLMPVIFLLLTGLMTILVGALKLSEPHFSLSLCQDCLQYHHKYGGWILKWRNIQRIDQPRIHLGWDLVPLPYIGLKIKDYDDFLTLITPRLAVRLLTEQRAVLLQAINSERPDCLTGGCGSGLLGEGLLEESRFRSPSGQQYDGVIAMLGNRMARLRDLLGYDLLVPDNSLDRPPADFVHLLNQYQRESNLIQIN; via the coding sequence ATGAAAACGCTACATGTGATCCCCATGGTCAGAAGAAATGGGCTCACACTGGTATTGTTGGGCATGGTCATAACCATTGCTATGATTTTTATACTTTTTTTCTTTCCTGAACAACTACTAATGCCGGTCATCTTCCTCCTGCTGACTGGTCTGATGACAATTCTTGTCGGTGCGCTGAAACTGTCTGAGCCTCATTTTAGTCTCTCCCTGTGTCAGGATTGTCTGCAATATCACCATAAGTACGGTGGCTGGATCCTGAAATGGAGAAATATTCAGCGAATTGACCAGCCACGTATCCATTTAGGGTGGGATCTGGTGCCCCTGCCCTACATCGGCTTGAAGATTAAGGATTACGACGATTTCTTGACGCTGATCACACCCAGACTGGCCGTTCGCCTGCTGACCGAGCAGCGGGCCGTGCTGTTGCAGGCCATCAACAGCGAGCGCCCCGACTGCCTCACCGGAGGCTGCGGCAGCGGACTGCTTGGCGAGGGGCTGCTGGAGGAGAGCCGCTTTCGTTCCCCCTCAGGCCAGCAGTACGATGGGGTGATCGCCATGCTGGGCAACCGCATGGCCAGACTGCGGGATCTGCTGGGTTATGATCTTCTGGTGCCGGACAACAGCCTGGACCGCCCCCCCGCCGACTTCGTCCATTTGCTCAATCAGTACCAGCGCGAGTCGAATCTAATCCAGATCAATTAA
- a CDS encoding LysR family transcriptional regulator, protein MKYIEEFYLFVKVVQEGGFSHAAAALGMPTGTISRRISQLEEQLGCALLHRSTRKLRLTDEGLRYYERLCTPLAEIEQATGEIQGQERDISGLIRLAAPIALSNTILVDMLADFGLRYPGVQFDISQTNDQAPLCDQDRDLVFFNGELSQTLPNALCLGHIEYGLFASPLYLEKMGIPSHPAQLEEHDLIYCWPHQHWQLSGRDQQTVQIKRTPRLNVNQTQAAVRAARRHLGIVNAPLHYVHPFLQDEQLVAVLPDWQAGKRPFYMLHCQPQFTPLRVKMFADFVEKYSARYRHHQRDDQFLPAMPLPVASDG, encoded by the coding sequence ATGAAGTACATCGAAGAGTTCTATCTGTTCGTCAAGGTGGTGCAAGAGGGCGGTTTCTCCCACGCCGCCGCCGCGCTGGGCATGCCGACCGGCACCATCAGTCGACGCATCTCACAACTGGAAGAACAGCTCGGGTGCGCCTTGCTGCACCGCTCCACCCGCAAGCTGCGCCTCACCGACGAGGGGCTGCGCTATTACGAGCGCCTGTGCACGCCGCTGGCCGAAATCGAGCAGGCAACCGGCGAGATCCAGGGCCAGGAGAGGGACATCAGCGGTCTTATCCGCCTCGCCGCGCCCATCGCCCTCTCCAACACCATCCTGGTCGACATGCTGGCCGACTTCGGTCTGCGCTATCCCGGGGTACAGTTCGACATCAGCCAGACCAATGATCAGGCCCCCCTCTGTGATCAGGACAGGGATCTGGTGTTTTTCAACGGCGAGCTCTCCCAGACCCTGCCCAATGCCCTCTGCCTCGGCCACATAGAATACGGCCTGTTTGCCTCCCCCCTCTATCTGGAGAAGATGGGCATCCCCTCCCACCCGGCGCAGCTGGAAGAGCACGATCTCATCTACTGCTGGCCCCACCAGCACTGGCAGCTGAGCGGGCGGGACCAGCAGACGGTGCAGATCAAGCGGACACCGCGCCTGAACGTCAACCAGACCCAGGCCGCCGTGCGGGCGGCCCGGCGCCACCTCGGCATCGTCAATGCCCCCCTGCACTATGTGCACCCCTTCCTGCAGGACGAGCAGCTGGTCGCCGTGCTGCCGGACTGGCAGGCGGGCAAGCGCCCCTTCTACATGCTCCATTGCCAGCCCCAGTTCACGCCGTTGCGTGTTAAGATGTTTGCCGATTTCGTCGAGAAATACTCCGCACGCTATCGCCATCATCAGCGGGACGATCAATTTTTGCCGGCCATGCCGCTGCCCGTT
- a CDS encoding LysR family transcriptional regulator, producing MDLKQLGYLLAVRDAGSFTKAAQGLHVAQPAVSMAIAKLEQQLDLRLFDRQDRIVRLTPEGEVLCRHAERLLLQMHQAEAEMAELKGLERGEVRIGIPYMMGSYYFPPILMAFKHRYPGLKIRVEEAGTRELLSRMVDGSLDLAILITSDLPPALEGAQLLREEMLMVVGEEHPLRGVGAVSLPQFFSQELAMFRRGFYHREHMEALAQGLGVEPNIGFESNLIPLLKAVVRQGFAVTTFLRMALEEETALSGIPFAPPIFLDLCVAWRRGDPLSMANRALRDFLLAQANPEPTPDGAPGDNNPGDNK from the coding sequence ATGGATCTAAAACAGCTCGGCTACCTGCTGGCGGTGCGGGACGCGGGCTCCTTCACCAAGGCCGCCCAGGGCCTGCACGTGGCGCAACCGGCCGTCAGCATGGCCATCGCCAAACTGGAGCAACAACTCGATCTGCGCCTGTTCGACAGGCAGGATCGCATTGTGCGGCTTACCCCGGAGGGGGAGGTGCTCTGCCGTCACGCCGAGCGGCTGCTGCTGCAGATGCACCAGGCAGAGGCGGAGATGGCCGAACTCAAGGGACTGGAGCGGGGGGAAGTGCGCATCGGCATTCCCTACATGATGGGCTCCTATTATTTCCCACCGATCCTGATGGCCTTCAAGCATCGCTACCCCGGTTTGAAGATCCGGGTGGAGGAGGCGGGCACCCGCGAGCTGCTCAGTCGCATGGTGGACGGCAGCCTGGATCTCGCCATCCTCATCACCAGCGACTTGCCGCCAGCCCTCGAGGGTGCCCAGCTGCTGCGGGAAGAGATGCTGATGGTGGTGGGGGAGGAGCATCCCCTGCGCGGGGTCGGCGCCGTCTCGCTGCCGCAGTTTTTCAGCCAGGAGCTCGCCATGTTCCGGCGGGGCTTCTACCACAGAGAGCACATGGAGGCGCTGGCGCAGGGCCTGGGTGTAGAGCCCAACATCGGCTTCGAGAGCAACCTCATCCCCCTGCTCAAGGCGGTGGTGAGGCAGGGGTTTGCCGTGACCACCTTCCTGCGCATGGCGCTGGAGGAGGAGACGGCCCTCAGCGGCATCCCCTTTGCTCCGCCCATCTTCCTCGATCTCTGCGTGGCCTGGCGGCGGGGAGATCCTCTCTCCATGGCCAACCGGGCACTGCGGGATTTCCTGCTGGCACAGGCCAATCCCGAGCCAACCCCGGACGGAGCTCCGGGGGACAACAATCCGGGGGACAACAAATAG
- a CDS encoding MFS transporter, whose amino-acid sequence MIEVGSREWIRATLALSLGSFLVFLNLYQTHPLLPLLAEVFSVSSLSAGWTLAGCTAGLAGSLLICARLADRFGRRRIMLWTLTCAILLSLCIPWVTRFDLLVCLRILQGALLAGLPATAIAYMGEEFSKRALLSAVGIYIAANSLGGIAGRVVGGLLAGWFGDWQHTFLGIGLISLALLPLVIWLLPAQTRFVAVEATPGQLRRAIQSHLGNPLLLGAYLIGGLNFMVFLNQYSYLTFLLAKAPFSLPTQWLGMLFLTYLTGTLASSLSGRCAHRFGAQRLLLAGIALMALGSLALLQGTLAAIIGGLLVSSFGFFLAHACASAWVGQHVEHNRALASSLYLVGYYLGASLGGLYLHPFWERGGLWGLVLGIELVLCVTAALSLWLGHLKGRAAPPLSCHAPSRQ is encoded by the coding sequence ATGATCGAAGTAGGCAGTCGCGAATGGATACGCGCCACCCTGGCCCTCAGCCTGGGCTCCTTCCTGGTATTTCTCAATCTCTATCAGACCCACCCCCTGCTACCCCTGCTGGCGGAGGTGTTCTCCGTCAGCTCCCTCTCGGCGGGATGGACCCTAGCGGGCTGCACCGCCGGGCTCGCGGGATCGCTGCTCATCTGCGCTCGCCTGGCGGACAGGTTCGGGCGTCGCCGGATCATGCTGTGGACCTTGACCTGCGCCATACTGCTCTCCCTGTGCATTCCTTGGGTGACCCGCTTCGATCTGCTGGTGTGCCTGCGCATCCTGCAGGGGGCGCTCCTGGCCGGGCTGCCTGCCACCGCCATCGCCTACATGGGAGAAGAGTTCAGCAAACGCGCCCTGCTCTCGGCGGTGGGGATCTACATCGCCGCCAACTCCCTCGGCGGCATCGCCGGCCGGGTGGTCGGCGGTCTGCTGGCCGGCTGGTTTGGCGACTGGCAGCACACCTTCCTCGGTATCGGCCTCATCAGCTTGGCCCTGCTGCCGCTGGTCATCTGGTTGCTACCCGCCCAGACCCGCTTCGTGGCCGTGGAGGCCACCCCGGGGCAGTTGCGCCGCGCCATCCAGAGCCACCTCGGCAACCCCTTGCTGCTGGGGGCCTATCTCATCGGCGGGCTCAACTTCATGGTCTTCCTGAACCAGTACAGCTACCTTACCTTCCTGCTGGCCAAGGCCCCCTTCTCCCTGCCGACCCAGTGGCTCGGCATGCTGTTTCTGACCTACCTCACCGGCACCCTCGCCTCCTCCCTGAGCGGCCGCTGCGCCCATCGCTTTGGGGCGCAGCGCCTGCTGCTGGCGGGGATAGCCCTGATGGCTCTCGGCAGTCTCGCCCTGCTGCAGGGGACCCTTGCCGCCATCATCGGGGGGTTGCTTGTCTCGAGTTTCGGCTTCTTCCTCGCCCACGCCTGCGCCAGCGCCTGGGTAGGCCAGCATGTGGAGCACAACAGAGCATTGGCCTCATCGCTCTATCTGGTGGGGTATTATCTGGGGGCCAGTCTGGGGGGGCTTTACTTGCATCCCTTCTGGGAGCGGGGGGGTCTCTGGGGATTGGTGCTCGGCATAGAGCTGGTTTTGTGCGTCACCGCCGCCTTGAGCCTCTGGCTCGGCCATCTCAAGGGGCGCGCGGCGCCGCCCCTCTCCTGTCACGCCCCGTCACGCCAGTGA